A window of the Alnus glutinosa chromosome 4, dhAlnGlut1.1, whole genome shotgun sequence genome harbors these coding sequences:
- the LOC133866517 gene encoding protein RADIALIS-like 5, giving the protein MASSFFSSSRGSNSSWTSKQNKQFEKALALYDKDTPDRWQNVAKAVGGKSAEEVRRHYEVLVQDLINIESGQVPLPNYKATAGSNGRGFDD; this is encoded by the coding sequence ATGGCATCAAGCTTTTTCAGTTCTTCTCGCGGCTCCAACTCCTCTTGGACGTCAAAGCAAAATAAGCAGTTTGAGAAGGCTCTGGCTTTGTATGACAAGGACACTCCAGACCGGTGGCAAAATGTGGCCAAGGCCGTCGGTGGGAAATCTGCCGAGGAAGTAAGAAGGCACTACGAGGTCCTTGTGCAGGACCTCATTAATATAGAATCTGGCCAAGTCCCGCTGCCCAATTACAAGGCCACTGCGGGGAGCAACGGCAGAGGATTCGACGATTAG
- the LOC133866516 gene encoding peroxiredoxin-2E-1, chloroplastic-like translates to MAASVNNIAATFATAQITSSSSSSSLPPSLSQTSFPLTVSHKSIFTEWNPHTTLPKSRRSSLLNLYGQPGPPPLRSVSTVHPRHHITKQHKPISIPVGEKLPNVTLSYLNRNGAVQTVALSSLCKGKRVVLVGVPAAFSPTCAQFVKRVESAKSVGSDLIACVAVNDVLVMKAWGENLAVGEKVMMLSDGCGQLSAALGVSLDMSGRACLGFGVRSRKFCLSSFNGVITSVNFDEEEEEDFFVSPKTK, encoded by the coding sequence ATGGCTGCCTCTGTTAATAATATTGCAGCTACATTTGCCACCGCCCAAATcacatcatcctcttcatcATCATCGTTGCCGCCGTCGTTGAGCCAAACAAGTTTTCCTTTAACAGTCTCACATAAATCCATCTTTACAGAATGGAACCCCCACACCACCCTCCCCAAGTCCCGAAGGTCCTCCCTCCTCAACCTCTACGGGCAGCCAGGCCCGCCTCCGCTCCGATCAGTCTCCACCGTGCATCCCCGCCATCACATTACGAAACAGCACAAGCCGATCTCGATCCCCGTGGGCGAGAAATTGCCGAACGTAACCCTTTCTTATCTCAACCGAAACGGTGCCGTCCAGACCGTCGCTCTCTCAAGCCTATGCAAGGGAAAAAGAGTGGTGTTGGTTGGCGTTCCGGCCGCGTTTTCTCCGACTTGCGCTCAATTCGTCAAACGGGTGGAATCGGCGAAATCGGTGGGTTCGGATTTGATAGCGTGCGTGGCCGTCAACGACGTGTTGGTGATGAAGGCGTGGGGGGAGAATCTGGCCGTTGGTGAGAAGGTCATGATGTTATCTGACGGCTGTGGTCAGTTGTCCGCGGCGCTAGGTGTGTCTCTGGATATGAGTGGCAGGGCTTGTTTGGGGTTTGGTGTACGGTCCAGGAAGTTTTGCTTGTCTTCTTTCAACGGCGTGATTACGAGCGTGAACtttgacgaagaagaagaagaagatttctTCGTCTCTCCCAAAACCAAATGA